One genomic segment of Agromyces intestinalis includes these proteins:
- a CDS encoding DUF4157 domain-containing protein → MRIHDDEHGFDPALQPKPARETSPSYAGLADRRPEVLGRDAMLRLQRDAGNGAVSDLVEEQRSPVHDVIGSGGSSLEPGVRADMEQRIGADFGDVRVHTDAAAHESAKSVNAHAYTVGPHIVFQRDAYDPSSTAGRTTIAHELTHVVQQRSGPVEGTSAGGGISVSDPGDRFERAAAENATRVVGDAPPVQRAADDAGSAPTVQREEAGEEEEPVQGLFVQREEAPEEEEEAAG, encoded by the coding sequence ATGCGGATCCACGACGATGAGCACGGGTTCGACCCGGCGCTCCAGCCGAAGCCGGCGCGCGAGACCTCGCCGTCGTATGCCGGGCTCGCCGACCGCCGGCCCGAGGTGCTCGGGCGCGACGCGATGCTGCGCCTGCAGCGCGACGCCGGCAACGGTGCCGTGAGCGACCTCGTCGAGGAGCAGCGCTCGCCCGTGCACGACGTGATCGGTTCGGGCGGGTCATCGCTCGAACCCGGGGTGCGCGCCGACATGGAGCAGCGGATCGGAGCCGACTTCGGCGACGTCCGCGTCCACACGGATGCCGCGGCGCACGAGTCGGCGAAGTCGGTCAACGCGCACGCCTACACGGTCGGGCCGCACATCGTCTTCCAGCGCGACGCGTACGACCCGTCGTCGACCGCGGGCCGTACGACCATCGCCCACGAACTCACCCACGTGGTGCAGCAGCGGTCGGGCCCGGTCGAGGGCACGTCGGCCGGCGGCGGCATCAGCGTGAGCGATCCCGGCGACCGGTTCGAGCGCGCCGCGGCAGAGAACGCCACACGCGTCGTGGGCGATGCGCCTCCGGTGCAACGGGCAGCGGATGACGCGGGCTCGGCGCCGACCGTGCAGCGCGAGGAGGCCGGCGAGGAGGAGGAGCCGGTGCAGGGCCTGTTCGTGCAGCGCGAGGAGGCGCCCGAGGAGGAAGAGGAAGCCGCCGGCTGA